Proteins from a genomic interval of Rosa chinensis cultivar Old Blush chromosome 2, RchiOBHm-V2, whole genome shotgun sequence:
- the LOC112183559 gene encoding protein LIGHT-DEPENDENT SHORT HYPOCOTYLS 10: protein MSLERGKEFSGGEGSSSGYSSPSPTDHHDQQQQPATPSRYESQKRRDWNTFGQYLKNQRPPVPLSQCNYSHVLEFLRYLDQFGKTKVHLQGCMFYGQPEPPAPCTCPLRQAWGSLDALIGRLRAAYEENGGAPESNPFASGAIRVYLREVRECQAKARGIPYKKKKKKSTATTPSGSSSRGGGEGPGNSDRDSSTSSIMHFS, encoded by the coding sequence ATGTCTCTCGAAAGAGGCAAGGAATTCTCAGGAGGAGAAGGATCGTCATCGGGGTACTCGAGTCCGAGTCCCACCGATCATCATGACCAGCAGCAGCAGCCAGCAACGCCCAGCAGGTATGAGTCGCAGAAGAGGAGGGACTGGAACACTTTCGGGCAGTATTTGAAGAACCAGAGGCCCCCAGTCCCTCTCTCCCAGTGCAATTACAGCCATGTCCTCGAGTTCCTCAGGTACCTCGACCAGTTCGGGAAGACCAAAGTCCATCTCCAGGGTTGTATGTTTTACGGCCAGCCGGAGCCACCTGCGCCTTGCACCTGTCCTCTCCGGCAGGCCTGGGGAAGCCTGGATGCTCTCATAGGGAGGCTGAGGGCTGCTTATGAGGAGAACGGTGGGGCCCCTGAGAGCAACCCTTTTGCGAGTGGTGCAATCAGGGTATACTTGAGGGAGGTCAGGGAGTGTCAGGCCAAGGCTCGAGGGATTCcttacaagaagaagaagaagaagtcgacGGCGACAACTCCGAGCGGGAGCAGCAGCAGAGGCGGAGGAGAAGGACCTGGAAATAGTGATcgtgattcttcaacaagttctATCATGCACTTCTCTTGA